In one window of Halococcus salifodinae DSM 8989 DNA:
- a CDS encoding DUF2298 domain-containing protein gives MEYGLVVVWWVAVVGLALFGLPVAAWLCSTLPGRGAGFSLGIALTIVTLVAFWVGHLALGWVALGAGLVALAVAAVLAVRAGVAIDRRAATEALVVFTVVYLGVLVVRSVEPGITPGGEKFLDFGLVASLYRAPQLPPEDFWFAGESLIYYYGGHFLASLLTRLTGTHPWFGFNLSMAVFFGTLAAGAYELAGSIAASRSGDDSIGSQSASHGSAGPDSAITADSVTTADSAVDSRSTGGRVTTGLYDRRERVIAGVTAVFFTVCASNPSTAIRLLVRRLPAAIRDEAATAFAAAHSQLVTEWVLEPIPQGYNYKVASRIIPLTYDPFPLFGIVRGDIRPYLLSTPFLLVVAGLCYAYYRTPATAVRRRRAVVFGAIPIVGGFMAVVNTWSFPTVLGLLWLSLTFADAELRSLLPAITATAVDRFVGNPGSDTSRSMVRGTLARTIGATGITVGAGVIGVLVALPFLLGPVGSRPSTPIVVLEAAARSSLGSLLLVHGAFLAVLVATSFAWLRGRVATSVVTAGLLAFLVLVAVAPAPLAPFALFGPLLAVGWYALATDRDVGYEGVLVVAGLGLVLFAELVYVREGGGSRFNTVVKTYMPTWILWASATGVLLPRLVRGRGEWSWSRRRQQVGAVLAALLVISTAVYGGVALKGHFDDPDTGGSTLDGLAAAEENIPNQVAAIRWLDDRSGRPTIVAAPGIAVYDWSASPASSLTGFPTIAGVSHEIQYRSREAYVDRVRAVNTVYLGSDGWRAELLSRHDVEYVYVGPAERDRYGDIRPFDGLPGVTVAFSADDVTIYAVNGSRLPESDRNVSG, from the coding sequence ATGGAGTACGGCCTCGTCGTGGTGTGGTGGGTGGCTGTCGTCGGGCTCGCGCTGTTCGGCCTGCCGGTCGCCGCGTGGCTTTGCTCGACGCTGCCAGGCCGCGGCGCAGGGTTCTCGCTCGGCATCGCGTTGACGATCGTGACGCTCGTCGCGTTCTGGGTCGGCCACCTCGCGCTTGGGTGGGTGGCTCTCGGGGCTGGCCTCGTGGCGCTCGCGGTCGCGGCGGTGCTCGCGGTACGAGCAGGCGTCGCCATCGACCGCCGGGCGGCTACCGAGGCGCTCGTGGTGTTCACCGTCGTTTACCTCGGTGTTCTCGTCGTGCGGTCGGTCGAGCCGGGAATCACGCCCGGCGGCGAGAAGTTCCTCGATTTCGGATTGGTGGCCTCGCTGTACCGTGCCCCGCAGCTACCGCCGGAGGACTTCTGGTTTGCGGGGGAGTCGTTGATCTACTACTACGGCGGTCACTTCCTCGCGTCGCTGTTGACCCGACTCACGGGCACTCATCCGTGGTTCGGATTCAATCTCTCGATGGCGGTGTTTTTCGGGACGCTCGCGGCTGGAGCGTACGAACTCGCGGGCTCGATCGCGGCCAGCCGATCCGGCGACGATTCGATCGGCTCACAGTCTGCCTCACACGGGTCGGCCGGTCCGGATTCGGCCATCACTGCCGACTCGGTCACTACCGCCGACTCGGCCGTCGACTCGCGCTCGACCGGCGGTCGTGTCACGACCGGACTGTATGATCGCCGTGAGCGCGTCATCGCCGGTGTCACGGCAGTCTTTTTCACGGTCTGTGCGAGCAACCCCTCGACTGCGATCCGGTTGCTGGTGCGGCGGCTTCCGGCGGCGATCCGCGACGAGGCCGCGACGGCGTTCGCGGCGGCCCACTCACAGCTCGTGACCGAGTGGGTCCTCGAACCGATCCCCCAGGGGTACAACTACAAGGTCGCCAGTCGGATCATTCCTCTGACGTACGACCCGTTTCCGCTGTTCGGGATCGTGCGGGGCGACATCCGGCCCTACCTCCTGAGTACGCCCTTTCTGCTCGTCGTGGCGGGACTCTGCTACGCCTACTACCGCACGCCCGCGACCGCGGTCCGCCGTCGTCGCGCGGTGGTCTTCGGTGCGATTCCCATCGTCGGCGGGTTCATGGCCGTCGTCAACACGTGGAGTTTCCCGACGGTCCTCGGCCTGCTGTGGCTCTCGCTGACGTTTGCCGATGCGGAACTGCGCTCGCTGCTCCCGGCGATCACGGCCACGGCTGTCGATCGGTTCGTCGGCAACCCAGGGTCCGACACGTCTCGCAGCATGGTGCGCGGCACGCTCGCCCGGACGATCGGGGCGACGGGGATCACGGTCGGTGCGGGGGTCATCGGGGTGCTCGTCGCGCTCCCCTTCCTCCTCGGGCCGGTGGGGTCGCGCCCGAGCACGCCCATCGTCGTCCTCGAAGCCGCCGCACGCAGTTCGCTCGGGTCGTTGCTGCTCGTCCACGGGGCGTTCCTCGCGGTGCTCGTCGCCACCTCGTTCGCGTGGCTCCGCGGCCGCGTGGCGACGTCGGTCGTGACCGCCGGTCTGCTCGCCTTTCTCGTCCTCGTCGCGGTCGCTCCGGCGCCGCTCGCGCCGTTCGCGCTGTTCGGCCCGCTGCTCGCCGTGGGCTGGTACGCCCTCGCCACCGATCGCGATGTCGGCTACGAGGGCGTGCTCGTGGTCGCCGGCCTCGGGCTCGTGCTTTTCGCCGAACTCGTGTACGTCAGGGAGGGCGGTGGCAGCCGGTTCAACACCGTCGTCAAGACCTACATGCCGACGTGGATCCTCTGGGCGAGCGCGACCGGGGTCCTTCTCCCGCGGCTCGTCCGTGGGCGGGGCGAGTGGTCGTGGAGCCGTCGCCGCCAGCAAGTCGGTGCCGTGCTCGCCGCGCTGCTCGTGATCTCGACTGCGGTCTACGGCGGGGTTGCACTCAAGGGCCACTTCGACGATCCCGACACCGGCGGCTCGACGCTCGATGGCCTCGCCGCGGCCGAGGAGAACATTCCTAATCAGGTCGCCGCCATCCGCTGGCTCGACGACCGTTCCGGCCGGCCGACGATCGTCGCCGCACCCGGTATCGCGGTCTACGACTGGAGCGCCAGTCCGGCGTCGAGCCTCACGGGCTTCCCGACGATCGCCGGTGTCTCCCACGAGATCCAGTACCGCAGCCGGGAGGCGTACGTCGATCGCGTCCGAGCAGTCAACACCGTCTACCTCGGCTCGGACGGCTGGCGAGCCGAACTGCTCTCTCGGCACGACGTGGAGTACGTGTACGTCGGGCCGGCCGAACGCGATCGCTACGGTGATATCCGGCCGTTCGATGGGCTTCCCGGCGTCACAGTCGCGTTCAGTGCCGACGACGTGACGATCTACGCCGTGAACGGGAGTCGCCTGCCCGAGAGCGACCGGAACGTCTCGGGGTGA